From Myxosarcina sp. GI1, a single genomic window includes:
- a CDS encoding type IV secretory system conjugative DNA transfer family protein: protein MSKRIKIETHSAAAIPQEYRALLKPFFQTEVLALIACFAFLMCFNLLLGRNRKGILANARFSGRQEKLNAIKAVLKQRQKKDLAKTAVFAGEPLDGWKPQLKVWLTGKLPSLPLPSLNQHLIALGSTGCGKTTTVVNRVIQAAIRDGHPLIVFDPKGELAQINAPYAKAHDYEDYYLAPGKPYTDRFNIVEWMRGHKDSTRAQQIAKTIQANAKTEGAGKTDDFFSGSGEILLRSILMLTKGSDYPDLLMAKRILGLPDLCDRLQAAYKTDRLNLWIENSFQQFMTGKASSKQIAGVAATAGLIFDNFTQEEFFNAFIGKSTIPMNFTGKKILFVQPPIDKKDIVMPVLTTAIEILVEENMSLPRTQPLLLMLEEFPLGYWRKAEKWMTYDRSNGLAVFLIAQLWSQIRKRYGQDEALTILANANTQIFFNSNDMETAKMLSERCGQKEVIFKQHSNSNGKSGHSHSSSEQRQKTSLKSPDELTKVEEAEFVMFNPDFKARGEARVPLYMKYKMPQEILDRDENMKQVWTEYVYPERCQQAATWHLDEKQREAALIERREAAEKLLPFEDTSLSNDSDYGVLKRQREEFASYV, encoded by the coding sequence ATGAGCAAACGCATCAAAATTGAAACTCACTCAGCAGCAGCTATTCCCCAGGAGTATCGAGCTTTACTAAAGCCTTTTTTTCAAACAGAAGTTCTAGCTTTAATAGCTTGTTTTGCATTTCTTATGTGCTTTAACTTATTATTGGGCAGAAATAGAAAAGGAATATTGGCAAATGCTCGTTTTAGCGGCAGACAGGAAAAGCTCAATGCCATAAAAGCGGTTCTCAAACAAAGACAAAAAAAAGATCTTGCCAAAACCGCAGTTTTTGCTGGCGAACCCCTTGATGGGTGGAAACCCCAACTAAAAGTTTGGCTGACGGGGAAGTTGCCTAGCTTGCCCCTGCCGAGTCTCAATCAACATCTTATCGCTCTGGGTTCTACAGGCTGTGGTAAGACTACTACGGTTGTCAACCGAGTCATTCAGGCAGCAATTCGCGATGGACATCCGTTAATAGTGTTCGATCCTAAAGGAGAACTAGCACAAATTAACGCTCCCTATGCCAAAGCGCACGATTATGAAGATTACTACCTCGCTCCAGGCAAACCCTACACCGATCGCTTCAACATCGTAGAGTGGATGCGGGGTCATAAAGATTCGACTCGCGCCCAGCAGATAGCTAAAACCATTCAAGCCAACGCTAAAACCGAAGGTGCTGGTAAGACCGACGACTTTTTTAGCGGTTCGGGGGAAATATTATTACGGTCTATTTTAATGTTGACTAAAGGTTCGGACTATCCCGATCTTTTAATGGCAAAACGCATTTTAGGACTTCCCGATTTGTGCGATCGCTTGCAGGCAGCTTATAAAACAGATAGGTTGAATCTTTGGATTGAAAACAGTTTCCAGCAGTTTATGACGGGTAAGGCTTCGAGCAAGCAAATTGCTGGTGTTGCTGCTACGGCAGGATTGATTTTTGACAATTTTACCCAGGAAGAATTTTTTAACGCTTTTATCGGCAAAAGTACGATCCCGATGAACTTTACGGGTAAAAAAATCTTGTTCGTGCAGCCGCCAATAGACAAAAAAGATATAGTAATGCCCGTGTTGACTACGGCAATCGAAATTTTGGTAGAAGAAAACATGAGTTTGCCAAGAACCCAACCGCTGCTGTTGATGTTAGAAGAATTTCCCCTCGGTTACTGGCGAAAAGCAGAAAAATGGATGACTTATGACCGTTCTAACGGTTTGGCTGTATTTTTAATCGCACAGTTATGGTCGCAAATACGCAAACGCTACGGACAAGATGAAGCTCTAACTATCTTAGCCAATGCCAATACTCAGATCTTTTTTAACTCAAACGATATGGAAACCGCAAAAATGTTGAGCGAACGCTGCGGACAGAAAGAAGTCATTTTCAAACAACATTCCAACTCCAACGGTAAATCGGGACATAGCCATTCTTCGTCCGAACAAAGGCAAAAAACCTCTTTAAAGTCTCCCGACGAACTTACAAAAGTTGAAGAGGCAGAATTCGTTATGTTTAACCCCGATTTTAAAGCTAGAGGTGAGGCGAGAGTGCCACTTTATATGAAGTATAAAATGCCACAAGAAATATTAGATAGAGATGAAAACATGAAACAAGTATGGACGGAATATGTCTATCCAGAAAGATGCCAGCAAGCAGCAACTTGGCATTTAGACGAAAAACAGAGAGAAGCTGCCTTAATCGAGCGGCGCGAGGCAGCCGAGAAACTTCTTCCCTTTGAAGATACATCTCTCTCTAACGATAGCGATTACGGAGTTTTAAAACGTCAACGTGAGGAGTTTGCTAGTTATGTCTGA
- a CDS encoding thrombospondin type 3 repeat-containing protein, protein MLRQLEEFKNAGEDINQLLGIIAQNTKKTIEQLNNLRIQKGRRVVKGQTARGFRQDLTSEDAKTLKTLLFQASDPDKAPLYEDKIPNYEIKLDDDILFRQERDGTVTVNQIELEPELQTERPFTYKDAFSPEWDPWMEPEADLDFDGDGLSDTEEIAKGTDPLNSDTDRDGIGDASDSHPYNLALERDSAPSINQDDIPPAIRVAERDVAKLPEGKTKGILKSIVRQLSEKVKTLSSALVQKVSNYPQWNRERETANTALELFNRNYEQNKQTAYQSVDYNIILKGLNNYEVNDKRGNRLISFQKTSMGIKVTQSNLSGRDYAHFQQARHSLREDRGILNAESERRLAQLQALAPQSDREIVFAIKTKEVENTANRFLHYMGTQKWDAGEQGNYNIERPGERNFKIISKADGRGVVFERQGDKITNNLTAKDFQHFQNLGATLDNRLQKMMQQQKTLISHQRTQKTDRERELTI, encoded by the coding sequence GTGTTAAGACAGCTAGAAGAATTTAAAAATGCGGGAGAAGATATCAATCAACTCCTGGGAATTATCGCTCAAAATACTAAAAAAACTATCGAGCAACTAAATAACTTACGCATTCAAAAAGGTCGTCGAGTCGTAAAGGGACAAACAGCTAGAGGTTTTAGACAAGATCTCACTTCTGAAGATGCTAAAACCCTGAAAACTTTATTGTTTCAAGCATCCGACCCCGATAAAGCACCTTTGTATGAAGATAAAATTCCCAACTATGAAATTAAGCTCGATGACGATATTCTGTTTCGCCAGGAACGAGATGGTACCGTTACCGTCAATCAAATCGAGTTAGAACCAGAACTACAAACGGAGCGTCCCTTTACATATAAAGACGCTTTTTCTCCTGAATGGGACCCTTGGATGGAACCAGAAGCAGATTTAGATTTTGATGGAGACGGATTGAGCGATACTGAAGAAATTGCTAAAGGAACAGATCCGCTAAATTCCGACACCGACAGAGATGGCATTGGAGATGCCAGCGACAGCCATCCCTATAATCTCGCACTAGAACGAGATTCTGCTCCTTCTATTAACCAAGACGATATTCCCCCTGCTATAAGAGTTGCCGAACGAGACGTAGCTAAACTACCAGAGGGTAAAACTAAGGGAATATTAAAGTCGATAGTTCGTCAACTAAGTGAAAAAGTAAAAACGCTCTCCAGCGCATTAGTTCAAAAAGTATCCAATTACCCCCAATGGAATAGAGAGCGAGAAACAGCCAATACCGCTTTAGAGCTTTTCAACCGTAACTACGAACAAAACAAACAAACTGCCTATCAAAGCGTTGACTATAACATCATTCTCAAGGGCTTGAACAACTATGAAGTTAATGACAAACGGGGAAATCGCCTAATCTCGTTTCAAAAAACTAGTATGGGCATAAAAGTAACCCAAAGCAATTTGTCTGGACGAGACTACGCTCATTTTCAACAGGCAAGACACTCTCTAAGAGAAGATCGGGGAATATTAAATGCCGAAAGCGAACGACGTTTGGCACAGCTTCAGGCTTTAGCCCCACAGAGCGATCGCGAAATAGTTTTTGCCATAAAAACCAAAGAAGTCGAAAATACTGCCAATCGCTTTCTCCACTATATGGGTACGCAAAAGTGGGATGCGGGAGAACAGGGTAACTACAATATCGAACGCCCTGGGGAACGGAATTTTAAAATTATTTCTAAAGCAGACGGTCGGGGAGTAGTATTCGAGCGACAGGGAGATAAGATAACCAACAATCTTACCGCAAAAGATTTCCAACACTTTCAAAATCTAGGCGCAACTCTAGACAATCGCCTACAGAAAATGATGCAACAACAAAAGACGCTTATCTCCCACCAACGCACTCAAAAGACTGACAGGGAAAGAGAATTAACGATTTAA